Within Mycobacterium botniense, the genomic segment GTTTGCTATTCAACGACCTGACCGTGTATTTCGCGCTGACCGTGCGCGGCCGGCTGCGGCCGGGTGAGACGGTGCTGGTGCACGGGGCAGCCGGCGGGATCGGGACGTCGACGCTGCGGCTGGCGCCGGCGCTCGGCGCCTCCCGCACCATCGCGGTGGTCAGCACGCAAGAAAAGGCCCAAACCGCAAGGGCAGCAGGCGCGACCGATGTGGTGCTGGCCGACGGATTCAAGGACGCGGTGAAGGACTTGACCAGCGGCCGCGGCGTGGACATCGTGGTGGACCCGGTCGGCGGCGATCGGGTTACCGACTCGCTGCGGTCGCTTGCTCCGGCGGGACGGTTGCTGGTGATCGGCTTCACCGGCGGCGAGATCCCCACTGTGAAGGTAAATCGGCTGCTGCTCAACAACATTGACGTGGTCGGCGTCGGCTGGGGCGCCTGGAGCGCGCGGCACCCCGGCGCGCTGGCCGAGCAGTGGGCCGGACTCGAGCGGCTGCTCACCTCCGGTCAGCTGCCTCCTCCGCAACCGGTGGTCTACCCGCTGGAGGAGGCCGCCGCCGCGATCGCGTCCCTGGAAAATCGCACCGCTACCGGGAAAGTCGTTTTGCGCGTGCGCGGTTAACGCTGCGCGCCCGGAGCCGTTCATGGATCGCAACCGCCGCAAACTACGCGATGTTCAGCGACGATGCCCAGCCGGCCGATGAGATGGAGCCGGCGATGACTCCCGCCGGCGCGCTGGACGGCATCCGGGTGCTCGAGCTGGGCACCCTGATCGCGGGGCCGTTCGCCGGCCGGCTGCTCGGCGACATGGGTGCTGACGTCATCAAGATCGAGGCGCCCGGCGCCCCCGATCCGTTGCGCACCTGGGGCCAGGCCGAGCTCGACGGGCACCATTTCTTCTGGACCGTGCACGCCCGCAACAAGAAAGCGGTCACTCTCGACCTGCGTAAGAGCCGCGGACGCGAGCTGTTCCTCGAGCTGGTCGCGGTATCCGACATTGTCGTGGAGAACTTCCGCCCGGGCACCCTGGAGAAGTGGAATCTGGGCTACGACGTGCTGGCCGACCGCAATCCCGGGATCATCGTGGTGCGGGTCTCCGGCTACGGACAGACCGGACCGGACGCCCACAAAGCCGGCTACGCGTCGGTGGCCGAGGCGGTCAGCGGGCTGCGCCACCTCAACGGCTTTCCCGGCGGGCCGCCGCCGCGGCTGGCGCTATCACTGGGTGACAGCCTGGCCGGGATGTTCGCCGCCCAGGGAGCGCTGGCGGCACTTTACCGGCGCACCCGCACCGGCAGGGGCCAGGTGGTCGATACAGCGCTGACCGAATCCTGTTTGGCCATCCAGGAATCCACAATTCCCGACTATGACGTCGGCGGCGTGGTGCGCGGCCCGTCCGGCACACGGCTGGAGGGTATCGCGCCCTCGAACATCTACCGCGCCGCCGACGGGACCTGGGTGGTGATCGCCGCGAACCAGGACACCGT encodes:
- a CDS encoding NADPH:quinone oxidoreductase family protein; amino-acid sequence: MRAVRVTRLDGPNTVEVAEVDEPANDGVVVEVHAAGVAFPDVLLTRGLYQYKPDPPFVLGAEIAGVVRSAPAGAPVRRGDRVAGLTMLTGGMAEVAALAPERVFRLPDTVTFEAGAGLLFNDLTVYFALTVRGRLRPGETVLVHGAAGGIGTSTLRLAPALGASRTIAVVSTQEKAQTARAAGATDVVLADGFKDAVKDLTSGRGVDIVVDPVGGDRVTDSLRSLAPAGRLLVIGFTGGEIPTVKVNRLLLNNIDVVGVGWGAWSARHPGALAEQWAGLERLLTSGQLPPPQPVVYPLEEAAAAIASLENRTATGKVVLRVRG
- a CDS encoding CaiB/BaiF CoA transferase family protein, translated to MTPAGALDGIRVLELGTLIAGPFAGRLLGDMGADVIKIEAPGAPDPLRTWGQAELDGHHFFWTVHARNKKAVTLDLRKSRGRELFLELVAVSDIVVENFRPGTLEKWNLGYDVLADRNPGIIVVRVSGYGQTGPDAHKAGYASVAEAVSGLRHLNGFPGGPPPRLALSLGDSLAGMFAAQGALAALYRRTRTGRGQVVDTALTESCLAIQESTIPDYDVGGVVRGPSGTRLEGIAPSNIYRAADGTWVVIAANQDTVFARLCKAMGQADLATDDRFATHAARGRNQDELDTIIAEWAGQRQPDDIIETLSAAGVIAGRINTVADVVRDPHLRARGMIAPHWDERVERAVLGPGIVPLLSESPGSIRNAGPAHPGQHNDEIYRGLLGKTGEELDALRAEGVL